From Desulfovibrio sp., the proteins below share one genomic window:
- the rfaD gene encoding ADP-glyceromanno-heptose 6-epimerase, with protein MLIVTGGAGFLGSAIIWKLNELGREDILVVDNLGTGEKWRNLVGRRFTDYMHKSEFLRLVETGENPFGATAIIHMGACSSTTERDADYLYANNTRYSLELCRFCLDNSIRFINASSAATYGDGAQGFEDGMESLDGLKPMNMYGYSKHLFDLAAKRQGWLNSIASLKFFNVFGPNEYHKADMKSVVCKAFEQIKAGGKVRLFKSHRPDYADGGQLRDFVYVKDCADVVVWLLENPRANGVFNVGSGKARSFKDLVGAVFSAMGLTPKIEYIDMPEAIRDTYQYFTEAPMGRLQAAGYDKQFTSLEKGVKDYVTGYLATDDLIL; from the coding sequence ATGCTTATCGTCACCGGCGGCGCCGGATTTCTGGGCAGCGCCATCATCTGGAAGCTCAACGAGCTCGGCCGCGAAGACATTCTGGTGGTGGACAACCTGGGTACGGGCGAGAAATGGCGAAACCTGGTGGGCAGGCGCTTCACGGACTACATGCACAAGTCCGAGTTCCTGCGCCTTGTGGAAACCGGGGAGAACCCGTTCGGGGCCACGGCCATCATCCATATGGGGGCCTGTTCCTCCACCACCGAACGCGACGCGGACTACCTCTACGCCAATAACACCCGCTACAGCTTGGAGCTGTGCCGCTTCTGTCTGGATAACTCCATCCGGTTCATAAACGCCTCCAGCGCGGCCACCTACGGCGACGGCGCCCAGGGGTTCGAGGACGGAATGGAAAGCCTGGACGGGCTTAAACCCATGAACATGTACGGGTACTCGAAGCACCTTTTCGATCTCGCGGCTAAGCGTCAGGGCTGGCTGAATTCCATCGCGAGCCTCAAGTTCTTCAACGTGTTCGGACCCAACGAATACCACAAGGCGGATATGAAGAGCGTGGTCTGCAAGGCGTTCGAACAGATCAAGGCCGGGGGCAAAGTCCGCCTCTTCAAGTCGCACCGCCCGGACTATGCGGACGGAGGGCAGCTGCGCGATTTCGTGTACGTGAAGGACTGCGCCGACGTGGTGGTGTGGCTTCTGGAAAACCCCAGGGCGAACGGGGTGTTCAATGTGGGCTCCGGCAAAGCCAGGAGCTTCAAGGACCTGGTGGGGGCGGTGTTTTCGGCCATGGGCCTCACCCCCAAGATAGAATACATCGACATGCCCGAGGCCATCCGGGACACATACCAGTATTTCACCGAGGCCCCCATGGGGCGTTTGCAGGCGGCAGGGTACGACAAGCAGTTCACTTCCTTGGAAAAGGGGGTGAAAGACTACGTGACCGGGTATTTGGCTACAGACGACCTCATTCTATAA
- a CDS encoding deoxyhypusine synthase family protein: MSTITKFMDHHFRHFNARETLDAAKAWNKLLDDGGQMFLTMAGAMSTAEIGIILSRMIRAGKVHTICCTAANLEEDLFNLFNHNEYKMVPHYRDLSPEAEKELYDEGFNRVTDTCIPEGIMRQVQREITRLWKKAADEGTPKFPYEFMYELLDQPGIEKHFQVPAEDSWVLAAKEMGVVIYTPGWEDCTLGNIFVSEIIRGNVKSHAAIRHGTEQMEHLAKWYIEMGKKKVPIGFFQIGGGIAGDFPICVVPMLIQDLELEDTPFWAYFCQISDSTTSYGSYSGAVPNEKITWGKLDIHTPKYMINSDAAIVAPLIFSYVLGD; encoded by the coding sequence ATGAGCACCATTACTAAATTCATGGACCATCATTTCAGGCATTTCAACGCCCGCGAGACGTTGGATGCCGCAAAGGCCTGGAACAAGCTTCTGGACGACGGCGGCCAGATGTTTCTGACCATGGCCGGGGCCATGAGCACCGCCGAGATCGGCATCATCCTTTCGCGCATGATCCGCGCGGGCAAGGTCCACACCATCTGCTGCACGGCGGCCAACCTGGAAGAGGACCTCTTCAACCTCTTCAACCACAACGAATACAAGATGGTCCCACACTACCGGGATCTTTCACCAGAGGCCGAGAAGGAGCTCTACGACGAGGGTTTCAACCGCGTCACCGACACCTGCATCCCCGAAGGCATCATGCGCCAGGTGCAGCGCGAGATCACCAGACTCTGGAAGAAGGCCGCCGACGAGGGCACCCCGAAGTTCCCGTACGAGTTCATGTATGAGCTTCTGGACCAGCCCGGCATCGAGAAGCACTTCCAGGTGCCCGCCGAGGACTCCTGGGTGCTGGCCGCCAAGGAGATGGGGGTGGTGATTTACACTCCCGGCTGGGAGGACTGCACCTTGGGCAATATTTTCGTTTCCGAGATCATCCGCGGCAACGTGAAGAGCCATGCCGCCATCCGCCACGGCACCGAGCAGATGGAGCATTTGGCCAAGTGGTACATCGAGATGGGCAAGAAGAAGGTGCCCATCGGGTTCTTCCAGATCGGCGGCGGCATTGCCGGTGATTTTCCGATCTGCGTGGTGCCCATGCTGATTCAGGATCTGGAACTGGAAGACACGCCGTTCTGGGCGTATTTCTGTCAGATCAGCGACTCGACCACGAGCTACGGGTCGTATTCCGGTGCTGTGCCGAATGAAAAGATCACCTGGGGCAAGCTGGATATTCATACGCCCAAGTACATGATCAATTCGGACGCAGCCATCGTGGCGCCGCTGATATTCAGCTACGTGCTGGGTGACTAG
- a CDS encoding type II toxin-antitoxin system HicB family antitoxin, translating to MHKHYPVILHTENGVSYGVTIPDMPGCYTSGDTLEEALANVQEAVEAYLFDAGHAPEVSAPDAVLDMVEAEGGVLAYVEVDLSFLDREPVRVNISVPKYRLERIDAAAKKLGMTRSGFLVHAAEAISEQK from the coding sequence ATGCACAAGCACTACCCCGTGATTCTTCATACCGAGAACGGCGTAAGCTACGGCGTGACTATCCCGGACATGCCCGGTTGCTACACGTCGGGCGACACGCTGGAAGAGGCACTCGCCAACGTGCAGGAAGCCGTGGAAGCGTACCTGTTCGACGCGGGGCACGCCCCGGAGGTCAGCGCGCCAGACGCTGTGCTGGACATGGTCGAGGCCGAAGGTGGGGTGCTGGCTTATGTGGAGGTGGATTTGTCGTTTCTGGACAGGGAGCCGGTGCGGGTGAATATCAGCGTGCCCAAGTATAGGCTGGAAAGGATCGACGCGGCGGCGAAGAAGCTTGGCATGACCCGTTCCGGCTTTCTGGTCCATGCGGCCGAAGCGATTTCGGAACAGAAATAA
- a CDS encoding cyclic nucleotide-binding domain-containing protein, protein MDYDSCEDLFHDPEVGPKLMEMLDSSTWAKDLTEDDIKALCGYMSLCRYPKSEIIFREGDPDDSMAIILEGSIEVTKQDASPDHRPKCLVRIGPGRAFGELALIEGPPRSATCKALDDVSLLMLTKQQFDALCAKNMPLALKLTINIARLMSFRLRNTSVKLVEYL, encoded by the coding sequence ATGGACTACGACAGCTGCGAAGACCTCTTCCACGATCCCGAAGTCGGCCCGAAGCTCATGGAGATGCTGGACAGCTCCACCTGGGCCAAGGACCTCACCGAAGACGACATAAAGGCGCTCTGCGGATACATGAGCCTGTGCAGGTATCCCAAAAGCGAGATCATTTTCCGCGAGGGCGATCCCGACGACTCCATGGCCATCATCCTCGAAGGAAGCATCGAGGTCACCAAGCAGGACGCCTCGCCGGACCACAGGCCCAAGTGCCTGGTGCGCATCGGCCCCGGACGCGCCTTCGGCGAGCTGGCCCTCATAGAGGGACCGCCGCGCTCCGCCACCTGCAAGGCCCTGGACGACGTGTCGCTGCTTATGCTCACCAAACAGCAGTTCGACGCCTTGTGCGCGAAGAACATGCCCCTGGCCTTGAAGCTCACCATAAACATCGCGCGGCTCATGAGCTTTCGGCTGCGAAACACCAGCGTGAAGCTGGTGGAATATCTCTAG
- a CDS encoding cupin domain-containing protein, which yields MHGIQIERHPSPERLSALGVWDWPIWEKEASEFPWTYDSTEVAYFMDGQVVVTPAGGEPLTMGKGDLVIFPSGLTCVWNIIEPVRKHFNFE from the coding sequence ATGCACGGCATACAGATTGAACGGCATCCGTCCCCCGAACGCCTGTCCGCTTTGGGTGTCTGGGACTGGCCCATCTGGGAAAAGGAAGCCTCCGAATTCCCCTGGACTTACGATTCCACCGAAGTGGCGTACTTCATGGACGGCCAGGTGGTCGTCACCCCGGCAGGCGGGGAGCCCCTTACCATGGGCAAGGGCGACCTGGTGATCTTCCCGTCCGGACTCACGTGCGTCTGGAACATCATCGAGCCCGTGCGCAAGCACTTCAATTTCGAGTAA
- a CDS encoding type II toxin-antitoxin system HicA family toxin, whose protein sequence is MESREILGRLEQSGFTLLRIHGSHHVFGHTDGRRVVVPHPRKDFPVGTLRNISRQAGWPWPPK, encoded by the coding sequence ATGGAAAGCAGGGAAATCCTCGGCCGCCTGGAACAAAGCGGATTTACGCTCCTGCGCATACATGGAAGCCATCACGTTTTCGGCCACACCGACGGCCGCCGGGTGGTGGTCCCCCATCCCCGCAAGGATTTCCCGGTAGGAACCCTGCGCAATATCTCCCGGCAGGCCGGTTGGCCCTGGCCACCCAAATAG
- a CDS encoding phosphoenolpyruvate carboxykinase: MAFFEEFDIALKQIYSQAVDEERIIQNPGADRLRRICLEEPEVRQTSYGSIVANTEPMSRAKPFTTNSIDTQFGPEEFALLAQAKEFLNKTPLICMDVLVREEDGPITARLLVPRRFAHIAYGGHKLFGPRVNNVTDPTYQVIFFYDEGWEKNADKPLPEKDITIRLVYSQDGRMIKLVRNSSYLGEWKKGVFAGEDWRAKMAREGIFLHAGCRRDCLEMAHGGMQTQTSLFVALSANGKTSLTCRVMARKNGEESWLIQDDGGILKRDGSFHGFEAGGIYAKTDGLTPSEQIETYYGALKPDAYLENVHVDENGDMDFFNIQLTSNGRVVVERRDFMHAHRSIKASEVDNLFIITRGPTVPAVAKLSPWQATAFMVLGQSMESSAGDPTQAGKIKNVFFYDPFLAGDRVEHAHLFHEILKWNPHIDCYLLNTGGVGEGDHYRKITLNDTVNILESILRGDLEDWEPNEATGLTIPRAVSGVESILMHPEKLFPKGEFEERQKALYEKRREILESYQGLDKAIVNSIKK; encoded by the coding sequence ATGGCATTCTTCGAAGAATTCGATATCGCTCTCAAACAAATCTATTCCCAGGCTGTCGACGAGGAACGAATCATCCAGAATCCTGGCGCGGACAGGCTGCGCCGGATATGCCTGGAGGAACCCGAGGTCCGCCAGACCAGCTACGGCAGCATTGTGGCCAATACCGAGCCCATGTCCAGGGCCAAGCCGTTCACTACCAACAGCATCGACACCCAGTTCGGCCCGGAGGAATTCGCTCTGCTGGCCCAGGCCAAGGAGTTCCTGAACAAGACCCCGCTCATCTGCATGGACGTGCTGGTGCGCGAGGAAGACGGCCCCATCACCGCAAGGCTCCTGGTGCCGCGCCGCTTCGCCCACATCGCCTACGGCGGCCACAAGCTCTTCGGCCCCAGGGTGAACAACGTCACGGACCCCACCTACCAGGTGATCTTCTTTTACGACGAGGGCTGGGAAAAGAACGCGGACAAGCCACTCCCGGAAAAGGATATCACCATCAGGCTCGTCTACTCCCAGGATGGACGCATGATCAAGCTGGTGCGCAATTCCAGCTACCTGGGTGAGTGGAAGAAGGGTGTGTTCGCCGGCGAGGACTGGCGGGCGAAAATGGCGCGCGAGGGTATCTTCCTGCACGCCGGCTGCCGCCGGGACTGCCTGGAGATGGCCCACGGGGGCATGCAGACTCAGACGTCGCTCTTCGTGGCCCTTTCCGCCAACGGCAAGACCTCGCTCACCTGCCGGGTGATGGCCCGCAAGAACGGCGAGGAATCCTGGCTCATCCAGGATGACGGCGGCATATTGAAGCGCGACGGCTCCTTCCACGGCTTCGAAGCGGGCGGCATCTACGCCAAGACCGACGGCCTGACCCCCAGCGAGCAGATCGAGACCTACTACGGGGCGCTCAAGCCAGACGCCTACCTTGAGAATGTCCATGTGGACGAGAACGGCGACATGGACTTCTTCAACATCCAGCTCACTTCCAACGGTCGGGTGGTGGTGGAACGGCGCGACTTCATGCACGCCCACCGCTCCATCAAGGCCTCCGAAGTGGACAACCTGTTCATCATCACCCGCGGTCCCACCGTTCCCGCCGTGGCCAAGCTCTCGCCCTGGCAGGCCACGGCCTTCATGGTGCTGGGTCAGTCCATGGAGTCCTCGGCCGGAGACCCGACCCAGGCGGGCAAGATAAAGAACGTGTTTTTCTACGATCCGTTCCTGGCCGGAGACCGGGTGGAGCACGCCCACCTATTCCACGAGATACTCAAGTGGAACCCGCATATCGACTGCTACCTCCTGAACACCGGCGGCGTGGGCGAAGGCGACCACTACCGCAAGATCACCTTAAACGACACTGTGAACATCCTGGAGTCCATCCTTCGCGGCGACCTGGAGGACTGGGAGCCCAACGAGGCCACCGGCCTTACCATTCCCAGGGCCGTGAGCGGGGTGGAGTCCATTCTCATGCATCCGGAGAAGCTCTTCCCCAAAGGAGAGTTCGAGGAACGCCAGAAGGCGCTGTACGAAAAACGGCGTGAGATTCTGGAGTCCTACCAGGGCCTCGACAAGGCCATCGTGAACTCCATCAAGAAGTAG
- a CDS encoding LysE family translocator codes for MPLQTYFAFLLASTILLLIPGPTVMLVIAHSLTHGVRRAWWSAIGVALGDATALSCSLLGLGAFLQTSAHLFTILKWAGALYLIWMGYKMLRAEPAAMAGPARNPQGCQLEISRFRLVCQAYLVTALNPKSILFFVAFVPQFITPGPDVTRQMLIILASFVALAFLNSLAYAVLAGSARRAARSPGVLRTFTRLGGSALIGAGIWTAAKESN; via the coding sequence ATGCCCCTCCAAACTTACTTCGCCTTCCTCCTCGCTTCCACCATCCTCCTCCTCATCCCCGGCCCCACGGTGATGCTGGTCATCGCCCATTCCCTTACCCACGGCGTCCGCCGGGCCTGGTGGTCCGCCATCGGCGTGGCCCTTGGCGACGCAACCGCGCTCTCCTGTTCCCTCCTCGGCCTGGGGGCCTTTCTCCAGACTTCCGCCCACCTCTTCACCATCCTCAAGTGGGCCGGAGCCCTCTACCTCATCTGGATGGGCTACAAAATGCTGCGGGCCGAACCCGCCGCAATGGCTGGCCCGGCCCGCAACCCTCAGGGCTGTCAACTCGAAATATCCCGCTTCCGCCTGGTCTGCCAGGCCTACCTGGTCACGGCCCTCAACCCGAAGTCCATCCTCTTCTTCGTGGCCTTCGTGCCCCAGTTCATTACCCCAGGCCCGGACGTCACCCGGCAGATGCTCATCATCCTGGCAAGCTTCGTGGCCCTGGCCTTCTTAAATTCCCTGGCCTACGCCGTCCTGGCCGGTTCCGCCCGCCGCGCCGCGCGCAGCCCGGGCGTCTTAAGGACCTTCACCCGTCTGGGAGGCTCGGCCCTTATCGGGGCCGGAATCTGGACAGCGGCCAAAGAATCAAACTAG
- a CDS encoding DUF134 domain-containing protein produces the protein MPRPRRCCRVSGEPTCRKFKPSGIPARELEEVTLAVEELEALRLGDMEGLYHETAAQMMGVSRATFGRILQDGRKKVATALVSGQALKIDGGNYEMSEQKEHVCCGRGRKNRTEAGEAAGCGCEGKGHGHQRHGGAGECKGEGHGGHGHGHGCCRSKAGAEEV, from the coding sequence ATGCCCAGACCCAGACGATGCTGCCGCGTGAGCGGCGAACCCACCTGCCGAAAATTCAAGCCCTCGGGCATCCCAGCACGTGAACTTGAGGAGGTGACGCTTGCCGTGGAGGAATTGGAAGCCCTGAGACTTGGCGACATGGAGGGGCTCTACCATGAGACGGCGGCGCAGATGATGGGCGTGTCGCGGGCCACGTTCGGGCGCATCCTGCAGGACGGGCGCAAGAAGGTGGCCACGGCCCTGGTTTCGGGCCAGGCTTTAAAAATCGACGGAGGAAACTACGAAATGAGCGAGCAGAAAGAACATGTTTGCTGCGGCAGGGGCCGCAAGAACCGGACGGAAGCTGGAGAAGCGGCTGGCTGCGGCTGCGAAGGCAAGGGACACGGCCACCAGCGCCACGGCGGGGCTGGAGAATGCAAAGGAGAAGGTCACGGCGGACACGGGCATGGGCACGGGTGTTGCCGCAGCAAGGCCGGGGCCGAAGAGGTATAA
- a CDS encoding long-chain fatty acid--CoA ligase, which translates to MPDTPHPWLAHYDPKVPPHINYREEPVTALLDRAALETPERTAVAFQNWRVSYKTLRRKAGRFAKGLRDMGVARGDRVAIMLPNLPQTVISYWGTLYAGATAVFVNPLYMETELTHILEDSGAKVLIVLDLLWAKHKRLLTRMPLTRILVTRVCGGLGFPLNWIYRLKAWREGKLPGLQLDGVRVRDWKTAFAPEPYYDDGIDPSGHLAALQYTGGTTGISKGVMLSHRNLSVNAQQSKAILHAIGDKAEVFLGLLPFFHIYGLTVNINFATACGATVVPLPRFDPLATLKAIARYKPTVFPGTPSVYMALLQQKALPRYDLKSVRYCICGSAPLPVEILRRFSEVTEADIIEGYGLTEASPITHFNPIVGQRKPGSIGLPFPDTFARVVDVENGEAAMAPGQPGELVIKGPQVMRGYWNRPEDTAATLKDGWLHTGDVATMDENGYFFIVDRKKDLIITGGYNVYPREIEEVLHEHPKVADVAAVGVPHRSRGEVVKVYIVPKPGATPSREEIMAFCREKLAAYKTPKLVEFRDELPKTLVGKVLRRVLREHAREAATA; encoded by the coding sequence ATGCCCGACACACCACATCCTTGGCTGGCCCATTACGACCCGAAGGTCCCTCCTCACATCAACTACCGTGAGGAACCCGTGACGGCCCTGCTCGACCGGGCCGCCCTTGAGACTCCCGAACGAACCGCAGTGGCCTTCCAGAACTGGCGCGTGAGTTACAAAACGCTACGGCGCAAGGCCGGCCGCTTCGCAAAGGGACTTCGCGACATGGGCGTCGCCCGGGGGGACCGGGTGGCCATCATGCTGCCCAACCTGCCCCAGACCGTGATCAGCTATTGGGGAACGCTCTACGCCGGGGCCACAGCCGTCTTCGTCAATCCACTCTACATGGAGACGGAACTCACGCACATCCTGGAGGACTCGGGGGCCAAGGTGCTTATCGTGCTGGACCTCCTGTGGGCCAAACACAAAAGGCTTCTGACCCGCATGCCGCTAACGCGCATCCTGGTGACGCGGGTCTGCGGCGGCCTGGGCTTTCCCCTCAACTGGATTTACAGGCTCAAGGCCTGGCGCGAAGGCAAGCTGCCCGGTCTTCAATTGGACGGGGTGCGCGTGCGCGACTGGAAAACGGCCTTCGCCCCGGAACCCTACTACGACGATGGCATCGATCCCTCCGGGCACCTGGCCGCGCTGCAGTACACCGGCGGCACCACCGGCATCTCAAAAGGGGTCATGCTCTCGCATCGGAACCTGTCGGTGAACGCCCAGCAATCCAAGGCCATCCTGCACGCCATAGGCGACAAGGCCGAAGTCTTTCTCGGGCTCCTGCCTTTTTTCCACATCTACGGGCTCACGGTGAACATCAACTTCGCCACGGCCTGCGGGGCCACGGTGGTACCCCTGCCGCGCTTCGACCCGCTGGCCACCTTGAAGGCCATCGCCCGGTACAAGCCCACCGTGTTTCCCGGCACCCCATCGGTGTACATGGCCCTGTTGCAGCAAAAGGCCCTGCCCCGCTACGACCTGAAAAGCGTGCGCTACTGCATCTGCGGTTCCGCTCCGCTGCCGGTGGAGATACTTCGCCGCTTCAGCGAGGTGACCGAAGCGGACATCATCGAGGGCTACGGCCTGACCGAAGCCTCGCCCATCACCCATTTCAACCCCATCGTGGGTCAGAGAAAACCCGGGTCCATCGGCCTGCCCTTCCCGGACACCTTCGCCAGGGTGGTGGACGTGGAGAACGGCGAAGCCGCCATGGCCCCGGGCCAGCCCGGCGAACTGGTCATCAAGGGGCCACAGGTAATGCGCGGCTACTGGAACCGGCCCGAAGACACAGCCGCAACCCTCAAGGACGGCTGGCTCCACACCGGGGATGTGGCCACCATGGACGAGAACGGCTACTTCTTCATCGTGGACCGCAAGAAGGACCTGATCATCACCGGCGGCTACAACGTCTACCCCCGCGAGATCGAGGAGGTGCTGCACGAGCACCCCAAGGTGGCGGACGTGGCCGCAGTGGGCGTGCCCCATCGCTCCCGCGGAGAGGTGGTCAAGGTGTACATCGTTCCCAAGCCCGGCGCCACGCCAAGCCGGGAGGAGATAATGGCCTTCTGCCGGGAGAAACTGGCCGCCTACAAAACCCCAAAGCTGGTGGAATTTCGGGATGAGCTGCCCAAGACCCTGGTGGGTAAGGTATTAAGGCGCGTGCTCCGAGAACATGCCCGGGAGGCCGCCACGGCCTAG
- a CDS encoding UbiD family decarboxylase, whose translation MSYRNLSECLQDLEATGQLRRIDVEVDADQQVAAIQRRVFQAKGPAILFTRVKGTPFPMVGNVFGTMARTKFIFRKTLRAIESLFQLKLDPMEAFKRPWRHLGVPAALVHALPRRVKDGPVLANETRISQLPQLKSWPNDGGGYVTLPQVYTESLAHPGFARSNIGMYRVQLTGQHFEPDREVGLHYQIHRGIGHHHGEALARGESLKVNIFVGGPPSMTVAAVMPLPEGMPELFFAGALGGRRMDMVDRPGGLPILAEADFCITGHVAPGRELPEGPFGDHLGYYSLAHDFPVLTVDKVYHRQGAVWPFTTVGRPPQEDTVFGAFIHELTAPLVSTVFSGVHEVHAVDEAGVHPLLLALGSERYVPYAAERTPQELITNALSLLGTTQTSLSKYVLIAAKEDNPALHCHDVKAFFRHMLERIDPKRDLHFITRTTIDTLDYSGISLNQGSKVVIAVTGEKRRELGKEMPTGLCLAKGFGQARLFAPGILIIQGPPHATGRDQHDPLMEELARTMTAEAGLEGFPLVVVADDAAFTAASWANFLWVTFTRSDPATDTYGVGEFTHCKHWGCQGPIIIDARLKTYHAPQLDPDPDAEKFADSLGAPGGPLHGII comes from the coding sequence ATGAGCTACAGAAATCTTTCCGAGTGCCTGCAAGATCTGGAAGCGACAGGGCAACTAAGGCGCATTGACGTGGAGGTCGACGCCGACCAGCAGGTCGCGGCCATCCAGCGCCGGGTCTTTCAGGCGAAAGGCCCCGCCATTTTGTTCACCCGCGTCAAGGGTACCCCCTTCCCCATGGTTGGCAACGTGTTCGGGACCATGGCGCGGACCAAGTTCATCTTCCGCAAGACCCTGCGCGCCATCGAGAGCCTCTTTCAGCTGAAGCTCGACCCCATGGAGGCCTTCAAGCGCCCCTGGAGACATCTCGGGGTCCCGGCGGCCCTTGTCCACGCCTTGCCCAGGCGGGTCAAGGACGGCCCCGTTCTGGCGAACGAGACGCGCATTTCCCAACTGCCGCAACTTAAGTCCTGGCCGAATGACGGAGGCGGCTACGTGACCTTGCCCCAGGTCTACACCGAAAGCCTGGCCCACCCCGGATTTGCCCGCTCCAATATCGGCATGTACCGGGTCCAGCTCACCGGGCAACACTTCGAACCGGACCGGGAAGTCGGCCTCCATTACCAGATCCACAGGGGAATCGGGCACCATCACGGCGAAGCTCTCGCCCGGGGCGAATCGCTCAAGGTGAATATTTTCGTGGGCGGTCCACCTTCCATGACCGTGGCAGCGGTCATGCCGCTTCCCGAGGGGATGCCGGAACTCTTTTTTGCCGGGGCTCTGGGCGGGCGCAGGATGGACATGGTCGACCGGCCCGGAGGGCTGCCCATCCTCGCGGAAGCGGACTTCTGCATCACCGGCCACGTCGCTCCTGGGCGGGAACTCCCGGAAGGCCCCTTCGGCGACCATCTCGGCTACTATAGCCTCGCTCACGATTTCCCGGTGCTCACGGTGGACAAGGTCTACCACAGGCAGGGCGCGGTCTGGCCGTTCACCACGGTGGGCAGGCCCCCCCAGGAGGACACGGTCTTCGGCGCGTTCATCCACGAGCTCACCGCGCCGCTTGTGTCCACCGTATTCAGCGGCGTCCATGAGGTCCATGCCGTGGACGAGGCCGGAGTCCATCCCCTCCTCCTGGCCCTGGGCAGCGAGCGCTACGTCCCTTACGCCGCCGAGAGAACACCCCAGGAACTCATCACCAACGCCCTCTCGCTCCTTGGCACCACGCAGACCTCCCTCTCCAAGTACGTCCTCATTGCGGCCAAGGAAGACAACCCCGCACTGCACTGCCACGACGTCAAGGCCTTCTTTCGGCACATGCTGGAGCGGATCGACCCCAAAAGGGACCTCCACTTCATCACCCGGACAACCATAGACACCTTGGATTACTCCGGCATCAGCCTCAATCAGGGGTCGAAGGTTGTCATCGCCGTAACGGGAGAGAAGCGCAGGGAACTCGGGAAGGAGATGCCCACGGGACTGTGCCTCGCAAAGGGCTTCGGCCAGGCCCGTCTCTTCGCGCCGGGCATCCTTATCATCCAGGGGCCGCCCCACGCCACAGGACGGGACCAGCATGACCCGCTCATGGAAGAACTGGCCCGGACCATGACCGCCGAAGCTGGGCTCGAGGGTTTCCCCCTGGTCGTGGTTGCGGACGATGCAGCCTTCACGGCCGCATCCTGGGCGAACTTCCTGTGGGTCACCTTTACCCGCTCCGACCCGGCCACGGACACCTACGGAGTGGGCGAGTTCACCCACTGCAAGCATTGGGGGTGCCAGGGACCGATCATCATCGACGCGCGGCTCAAGACCTACCACGCTCCCCAACTCGATCCCGATCCGGACGCTGAGAAGTTCGCGGACAGCCTCGGTGCGCCGGGCGGACCACTCCACGGCATCATCTAG